In Actinomycetota bacterium, one DNA window encodes the following:
- a CDS encoding shikimate kinase, which produces MKYNNISLIGFMASGKSTVGKLVAEKLGMLLVDIDRIIEIKQGMTVAEIFNNFGEIFFREIESEVIGKIYNNKNCVFACGGGVVERGDNIRIIRNNSWVVYLKVSPPKVMERINGSNVRPLLQVQAKQQKIEQLLEQRKQAYAQSSHLALDTDWLNPEQAAKIIINSFKKL; this is translated from the coding sequence ATGAAGTATAACAATATATCACTAATAGGCTTTATGGCTTCTGGTAAAAGCACGGTAGGGAAACTGGTGGCAGAAAAACTGGGAATGCTATTGGTAGACATTGACAGGATAATTGAAATCAAACAGGGTATGACCGTTGCTGAAATTTTTAATAATTTTGGAGAAATATTTTTCAGGGAAATTGAATCTGAGGTTATAGGCAAGATCTATAATAATAAAAATTGTGTATTTGCCTGTGGGGGCGGAGTAGTGGAAAGGGGAGATAATATACGGATTATAAGGAATAATAGCTGGGTGGTTTACTTAAAAGTATCTCCCCCTAAAGTTATGGAACGGATAAATGGTTCAAATGTAAGGCCTTTATTACAGGTTCAAGCTAAACAACAAAAAATTGAACAGCTTTTAGAACAAAGGAAGCAAGCATATGCCCAAAGTTCACATTTGGCCCTGGATACCGATTGGTTAAACCCAGAGCAGGCTGCTAAAATTATTATAAATAGTTTTAAAAAATTATGA
- the aroC gene encoding chorismate synthase yields the protein MRYLTAGESHGKYLMGIIDDYPSGVNIDIDFVNRELGRRQVGYGRGNRMKIEQDKVEFISGLSQGSSTGNPISFLIPNKDFKNWNDKQEEPLLNPRPGHADLNGFIKYHQHSIRDSIERSSARETAARVCTGALAKLLLAEVGIEIFSYVDHIGGIGIQKPVKLTSGLKKQIEGSGLRFPDPVIENRIKQKIGQAAQQGDTLGGSFTVIATGVPVGLGSYTQWDFRLDAIIAKAIMSIPAIKAVEIGDGFQSKNKAGSLFHDEIFYSKTKGFYRKTNHSGGIEGGISNGQDIIVGAVMKPIPTTSKGLKTVNIKTKKAEISLKERSDVCAVPSASVIAEAMVAMVLANAVQDKWGRDNMEEVKLNYQLWQDYYRNI from the coding sequence ATGAGGTATTTAACTGCAGGAGAATCACATGGAAAATATTTAATGGGCATAATTGATGATTACCCTTCAGGAGTAAACATAGATATAGATTTTGTAAACCGGGAGTTAGGCAGAAGACAGGTAGGTTACGGTAGGGGAAACAGGATGAAAATTGAGCAAGATAAGGTTGAATTTATCTCTGGTTTAAGCCAAGGGAGTTCTACCGGCAATCCTATTTCCTTTTTAATACCTAATAAAGATTTTAAAAACTGGAATGACAAACAAGAAGAACCTTTACTAAACCCGCGCCCGGGTCACGCCGATTTAAATGGGTTTATTAAATACCATCAGCACAGCATAAGGGATTCAATTGAAAGAAGCAGTGCCAGGGAAACCGCGGCCAGGGTGTGCACCGGAGCTTTGGCAAAACTGCTGCTGGCAGAAGTAGGAATAGAAATCTTTAGTTATGTCGACCATATTGGGGGTATCGGAATTCAAAAACCAGTAAAACTGACATCAGGGCTTAAGAAACAGATAGAAGGTTCAGGGTTAAGATTTCCGGATCCGGTTATTGAAAATAGGATAAAACAAAAAATAGGGCAGGCTGCTCAACAGGGAGATACCCTGGGAGGCAGCTTTACAGTAATAGCTACCGGTGTACCTGTAGGCTTGGGGAGTTATACCCAATGGGATTTTAGGCTGGATGCTATTATCGCTAAAGCCATTATGAGCATACCCGCTATTAAAGCCGTGGAAATTGGAGACGGTTTTCAGTCAAAAAATAAGGCTGGAAGCCTTTTCCATGATGAAATATTCTATTCAAAAACTAAAGGGTTTTACCGTAAGACCAACCATAGCGGAGGTATAGAAGGAGGCATCAGTAACGGCCAAGATATAATAGTAGGAGCAGTTATGAAACCTATACCCACCACCTCCAAGGGGTTGAAGACGGTTAATATTAAAACCAAAAAAGCAGAAATTAGCCTTAAGGAAAGATCGGATGTATGTGCTGTTCCCAGCGCCTCTGTAATAGCAGAAGCCATGGTGGCCATGGTATTAGCTAATGCAGTACAGGATAAATGGGGCAGGGATAATATGGAAGAAGTTAAGTTAAATTACCAGCTTTGGCAAGATTACTATAGAAATATCTAA